The Saprospiraceae bacterium genome includes a window with the following:
- a CDS encoding DUF4160 domain-containing protein, whose protein sequence is MPEISRFYGIVIYMYFKDHFPPHFHAVYNEFEALMSIESGEIMQGDIPKKQLRLVQAWTELYREELLKNFALLSSENPSYIKINPL, encoded by the coding sequence ATGCCGGAGATAAGCAGATTTTATGGAATTGTTATTTACATGTATTTTAAGGATCATTTCCCTCCTCATTTCCATGCAGTTTATAATGAATTTGAAGCCCTGATGTCGATAGAATCAGGCGAAATCATGCAAGGAGATATTCCTAAAAAACAATTAAGATTGGTGCAGGCATGGACAGAATTATATAGAGAAGAATTGCTTAAAAATTTTGCTTTATTGAGCAGCGAAAATCCAAGTTACATAAAAATAAATCCACTTTAA
- a CDS encoding ABC-F family ATP-binding cassette domain-containing protein produces the protein MQYLSLENVSRSYGEKILFKNVNLSVSKGEKIALIAKNGSGKTTLLKVIAGEEGTEGENSKILFAKGVRTAYLKQDPQFDPKATVLDTVFDSENEAILAIRDYEQAVLNNDETLLHQAVTKLDDLKSWDLEAKIKEILSKLLLSDLNQMTGQMSGGQKKRLALAKILIDEPDFLILDEPTNHLDIEMIEWLERYLQQPNLTLFMVTHDRYFLDAVCNEIIELDNGNIFLYRGNYTQYLEKKEARMLNEAANLEKTKKLYTKELDWMRRQPQARTTKAKSRIDDFYEIKEKAQTRLNTDDVQINIQASRLGSKILEAHNVSKSFGDKKILDGFTYKFKKGERVGIVGPNGTGKSTILKILTQQMSPDSGKIVAGDTIVFGYYTQDGLIVNEDKMVIDVIRDIAEYIPLEKGQKMSAESLLEKFLFPRSQQRVYVSQLSGGEKRRLYLLTILMKNPNFLILDEPTNDLDILTLNVLEDYLLDFPGCVIIVTHDRYFMDKLIDHLFVLEGDGQLKDFNGSYSEYREQKKAIEKEKPKEDLGFLTTPEIINTGDKPKMSFEQRKEFNRLEKEIKKLEEQKTEIIQKFDDPSLSPQKIMEWSDKLAAIQTQIEEKELKWFELAELVGE, from the coding sequence ATGCAGTATCTTTCACTTGAAAACGTCAGTCGTTCTTACGGCGAAAAAATCCTTTTTAAAAATGTCAATCTTTCTGTCAGTAAAGGTGAGAAAATTGCATTGATCGCTAAAAATGGTAGTGGAAAAACTACTCTTTTAAAGGTGATTGCCGGTGAAGAAGGAACGGAAGGTGAAAATTCAAAAATACTTTTTGCCAAAGGTGTCCGTACTGCCTATTTAAAACAGGATCCCCAGTTTGATCCGAAAGCAACTGTCCTCGATACGGTTTTTGATTCAGAAAATGAAGCTATTCTGGCAATCCGGGATTATGAACAGGCAGTATTGAATAATGATGAAACATTGCTTCATCAGGCTGTAACGAAACTGGATGATCTAAAATCCTGGGATCTTGAAGCCAAAATCAAAGAAATACTAAGCAAGTTGTTGTTATCCGATTTGAATCAAATGACCGGTCAGATGTCAGGTGGTCAGAAAAAACGATTGGCACTTGCCAAAATACTGATAGATGAACCGGATTTTTTAATTCTGGATGAACCCACCAACCACCTGGACATAGAAATGATTGAATGGCTGGAACGATATCTCCAGCAACCCAATCTTACTTTATTTATGGTCACACATGACAGGTACTTTCTGGATGCAGTCTGTAATGAGATAATAGAATTGGACAATGGCAATATCTTCCTTTATCGCGGTAATTATACGCAGTATCTGGAGAAAAAAGAAGCCAGAATGCTAAACGAAGCCGCTAATCTTGAAAAAACCAAGAAATTGTACACCAAAGAACTTGACTGGATGCGCAGACAACCACAAGCCCGTACAACCAAAGCCAAATCCAGAATAGATGATTTTTATGAAATTAAAGAAAAGGCCCAGACACGTCTCAATACGGACGACGTACAGATAAATATTCAAGCTTCCAGATTAGGATCCAAGATATTGGAGGCGCATAATGTTTCTAAAAGTTTTGGTGACAAAAAGATTCTGGACGGATTTACTTATAAGTTTAAAAAAGGGGAAAGAGTCGGTATTGTCGGTCCCAACGGAACCGGAAAATCAACTATTTTGAAAATCTTAACCCAACAAATGTCTCCTGACAGCGGAAAAATAGTTGCCGGAGATACCATCGTTTTTGGTTATTATACACAGGATGGACTGATTGTCAATGAGGACAAAATGGTCATTGATGTAATACGGGATATTGCAGAATATATTCCTTTGGAAAAAGGTCAGAAAATGTCGGCAGAGTCACTATTGGAGAAATTTTTATTTCCACGGTCTCAGCAGAGAGTTTATGTGTCACAATTGAGTGGTGGTGAAAAGAGAAGGCTGTACTTGTTGACTATTCTGATGAAAAATCCCAATTTTCTGATTCTCGATGAGCCAACCAACGATCTGGATATTCTGACATTGAATGTTTTGGAAGATTATCTGCTGGATTTTCCGGGATGTGTCATTATTGTGACCCACGACAGGTATTTTATGGATAAACTGATAGATCATCTTTTTGTCCTGGAAGGAGATGGACAGCTTAAAGATTTTAATGGTTCATACAGTGAATACCGGGAGCAGAAAAAAGCAATTGAAAAAGAAAAACCCAAAGAAGACTTAGGTTTTTTGACAACTCCTGAAATTATAAATACAGGAGATAAGCCTAAAATGAGTTTTGAACAAAGGAAAGAATTTAACCGTCTGGAAAAAGAGATTAAAAAGCTGGAAGAGCAGAAGACAGAAATCATACAAAAATTTGATGATCCATCACTTTCACCCCAAAAAATAATGGAGTGGTCAGATAAGCTGGCGGCCATACAGACACAAATAGAAGAAAAAGAGTTAAAATGGTTTGAACTGGCGGAGTTGGTCGGAGAATAA